A stretch of Longibacter salinarum DNA encodes these proteins:
- the msrB gene encoding peptide-methionine (R)-S-oxide reductase MsrB, with protein sequence MDRRAFLSRIAVLAAGPTLLAACGKSQSAGVPKTAASDSTYIAPVRADSLWIHRDTFSVDRLNKAEEAWRDEVSAQAYQVLFEEATEPRNSSPLLDEDRRGTYICAACYLPLFPSVTKYESGTGWPSFWAPLPGRVGTKVDNKLAMQRTEYHCARCGGHQGHVFTDGPDPTGFRYCNNGLALSFVPEGESLPDLRS encoded by the coding sequence ATGGATCGCCGTGCCTTTCTCTCCAGGATCGCTGTTCTCGCGGCCGGACCAACCCTTCTCGCCGCCTGCGGGAAAAGCCAGTCCGCCGGCGTTCCGAAGACCGCCGCCTCGGATTCGACCTACATCGCTCCCGTTCGCGCAGATTCGCTATGGATCCATCGCGACACGTTCTCAGTCGATCGGCTGAACAAAGCGGAGGAGGCGTGGAGGGACGAGGTCTCGGCGCAAGCGTACCAGGTTCTCTTCGAAGAAGCGACCGAGCCCCGCAACTCGAGTCCGCTGCTGGATGAGGACCGGCGCGGAACGTACATCTGCGCCGCCTGCTACCTTCCCCTTTTCCCGTCCGTGACAAAGTACGAGAGCGGAACCGGCTGGCCGAGTTTCTGGGCGCCACTCCCGGGGCGTGTAGGGACAAAAGTCGACAACAAGCTCGCGATGCAACGAACGGAGTACCACTGCGCACGCTGCGGAGGTCACCAGGGACACGTCTTCACCGACGGCCCGGATCCCACCGGCTTTCGCTACTGCAACAACGGACTCGCCCTGAGCTTCGTCCCCGAAGGAGAGTCGCTGCCCGATCTTCGGTCGTAG